The genomic stretch AATGTGCCGCACATCTCACTGCATTGGCCGTAAAACACGCCCTCACGCAGTATAAAAGTTGTCACCTTGCATAATCGTCCTGGGACTGCGTCAACTTTAATCCCCAGGGATGGAACTGACCAGCAGTGTAACACGTCAGTTGCAGTGACTAGAAAGCGTATGTGTGTCCTCGTTGGCAATGTCAGCCTCTTATCCACCTCAAGTTGCCTGAGCATACCTGGAAGTAGGTCCTCATCGGTGACCAGGTTTGACTGGAACGAGTAGTACTTAGGAATCAGATCTGGGTTTTCCAGGTACTTTTTAGGTATCGGATATCGGTCTCTCGAGCGTTCCAAATCTGCTTCAGATACCTGTGGCTTTGGTGCTTCTGCGTAGGAGGTGTTTAacagtttatttttcagaGTATCCCACcacattgtatattttaagtgtgtatattcaCCGAGTGTTTATTAGTTCAAATAttccaattttttaaaataaccctatatttttaatagaaACAGCTGctattatataaaactgTAAATATAACCTGAAATTAGAGTGGACCTAGTGAAAAATAGAGTTAAATTGGTCTCAAAACACAGTTACGATAAATGGTGAAttaaaatttcaaaaattaattattagtcattacacatatttatgacaattataaattgttCTTTAAATTACCATTAGCCTTAAAATCTGAGTAATAAAAGTCAATTACACAGTGGCAAATACCCAACTATGCATAAACAGCTCATATATCGTCTAATAACCCAAGAATAATTGACTattaatacacaaattaGTTATCGAAGATATAAAAAACGAAAACAgaacaataacaattatcTATGGATTAAATTTGAGTGATTtcgttatttttttattggGCTTGTGGAGGGGATCCAACATTTcatttatcattttatcGTCAACTTTTTGTATGGAATCCAGCCTCTTTCTAACATCTTCGTCTTCCAAGCTACTTTTATCCACTGTACTTATATTGTTGTCATTGTTAAACCACtaaattttcattaaatgctgtttacacatcacGAATGAACTAACTAACAACTAATTATTCCTAGTTGTAGACCAAGTTTATCCAATAAATACCATCTGTGTAATTAACCAAAGTACTCATAACATCTGAATAACCAACTGGTACCTGTTTTTCTTCCATTTTAACTTCATCGATCAAGTTGCCTCCCTCATCAACAAGTCCGTTCTTTCTTCCATACTAAACCATTAACATAAGTCATAATAACTTTAAACTCTTAATCTTATACATACTGAAGCTGGTCGGTTCtatttgattaaaaacCTCTAACTCCAGTAACTACACACAACTACAGTAGACATACGTTAAAGTATTTGCGATAATTTCTTCTGTTCAATTTCATCAAATTTAGAACATGATTTAACTTATCATGTCCAACTGGCTTAGCAGGAAATGTTTCATTTTCTCTAAATTAGTATGAATTATTGGCAATGCTGTTAGTTACCAACTAATTGAGCTTGGTGTAGGATAACCAACAAATAGctataataattattaataactagatataaaataatcCTATTAATGACTATCAGTTACGTATCAACTAGCTCTAGGAACGCCATTGGGGAACTGTCCCTTTGCCTTAATCTGAACTGATTAATTACCCTGGTAAAAAAGAAGTttctatatttatacagCGGTATGTATTTTTCATATAGCAGGCTCCTCGATTCGGGTGTTCTGATGACAGATTCCACTATTAGGTCAGATTCGTGTGTATCTATTacatttcattaatttatccATAATTTGAGCAATATAGTCATTATAACTAGTTAATACCTCTTTTTGCATGATATATAAGTTCTTCAATGTATTGTTGAAGTTCTTTTGCTCTGGGTAATGTAACTTCTATTCTACCATTTCTCAGAAGTTTATCTATATGAttcctaaaaataatacacaataatactgattaatttacacacatatacaatAACACAAATTGGTAACTATTAGTGTTAATTTAACAACAAATTACCTGATCCAGTCGTAAGACTTAGTTGGCTGCCCTCGgaattttctaaaaatccGAGTTTTGAGTCctaaattaacaaatttacagGTACTAGAAAAGCCCATTCTTCCATTATGTCTGTTCTGAATGAagtttaataatttgtaaaagGGTGTTTATTGCTTTAATAtgttagtgtgtaaatgtagAAGGATTCTGTGGTGTTCTGAGAATAAGATTctcattttattgtttattattatcatttttattttttaaaaattagatacatttaaaaaatacagtataaaatttttaaatatttattttaagatTGATTTAACTGAtgataatgtaaaataatctatattatttttacgGAACCGCGTTGATCTAACaatttatacacaaatacaagtatttataaacttGCCGCTTATTAGATgcaaacacacatataaaaataaacttaagCATACATAAATGGGAGGCGGTAAGAGTCAGAAGGGCGGGAATCACGGGAGCATAGGAAGAACGTTGGCACACGACATACTCCTGCGCCAATCGgaaaagaaggagcagaTGAGCAGgctgacgaagaagaaggagtactCAGTCTACGAAAGGTCGAACCTGGAAGATTTCACAATGGCAGCTACTCAGGGACTGGAGTCGTACATAGCGAGAAGAGGGATCTCGAGAGAGGTGAGAAAGACGGACCTGAACTCGCAGCTGTACGAGTTCATCAACTTTCCAGACCTGATGGACGACTCGAAGTTTCCGATCATCCCGATTCCGCGAAGGAGCTTCCTGTTCACGGATGAGCAGAAGCACCTCTTGTCACAGCTGAACAAGCAGAGGACGCTCGAGTTGAAGTCGAGAAGCAGAAGATACTACAAGAGaaagaacaagaagaaggtggaCATGTATATGCACGGAGACATGTCGAGGCCGCACCACGGATACTATAACAAGTATACGCCCAACACCGGATACAGCAGAAGCGCAAGTGGAGGGTTAGGTGGGGAAAATAGCAGAAGCATCACGTCAAGTGGAAGACAGGAAAGCAGCTCCAGAAGACAGAGTGGGTCAGGAGATAATATGGGTACGAGCAGAACGACCTCAAGGAGCAATAAAAACACAGCTAGGGAAAGAAGTAAGGCACACAGAGGGTCGCCATCAGATGAAtacgaggaggaagaggaacagTACTACGAAGAATTTGATTACAGCGACGAACAAGTGGATTATCACGAGGAATACGAAGGAGACCATGACGAGAAACTGAGTGATGATGATGACGATAATGACGACGATAATGACGACGATAATGATGACGATAATGATGACGACCATGATAATGACGATAATGACGATAATGACGACGTTTCAGAAGGTAATGAAGAACAGGATGAGTACGAAAGTACAGATGAAGCAGAGGATCAGGAGGGAGAGGAAAGCGATATGGAAGAGGGGTTGCTGCTAAATTCAGACGAAGAAGATTGTAAGCCTACATCGACGACTACCCTTAACAAAAGTGAGTCAACCCATAATAGCTTCGATAACCAAAAAGAACCCACGTATGTTGGTACCCCTAATAAAACGGAACACAAGTATGTTGGTACGCCTAACAACAGTCCTGGAGTTGACGCAAGTGGGAAATATAAGTACGTTGATGAGTACTTGACCTTTTTGAACCACGAGTACAAAAACGTAGACATAAGTAAGCTGACGACGGAAGATCTGGAGAAGATGGAGCtgaaaaatttttataagtGGAGAAGCCTGTTGAATAACCTGGAGGCGACTGAAAACAGTATTCTAACACCATATGAGAAAAATATTGACTTCTGGAGGCAGCTGTGGAGAGTAGTGGAGAAGAGCAACCTGGTGTTGATAGTCTTGGACTCAAGAGACCCGCTCTTCTTCAGAATCAAGGACCTGGAAAGGTACATTAAGGAGGTAGATGAAACGAAGGAGGTACGTGTATGATATCGGCATTATGTATATaggttatttatttattaaataatatatacacatgcATGAGTGGGTGTTATTAAGTGTGTCAAgtgataaattaaactgatTGACGCTAATGTGTAGTTTATGTTGGTGTTGAACAAGGCGGATTTTCTAAACGAGGGGTTGAGAGTGCAGTGGGcgaaatattttaaaagcAAGGTAAGTTAAAGCATACGCGGATGTGCAGTTGCTGGCACTGTACACAATAGCagatatatatttatacatgtacacatatatgcacatacatatatagGTATATATACGTACACATATATAGGTAAATACAGATATATACAtgcacacacatatatatgcacacacatatataggTATATAcgtacatatatatatatatacatatttgtgtgttaatGATATGTTTAGAAAATTGATCATGTTTTCTTTTCATCACTATATAATTCAACCAGTAACTCAAATACAACCGCATACACGGATAGTAGTGATACTGATAGCAGTACAACAAATATTGCCAATACTAATGGTAATGAGGGTACTTCTGCTTCTGATCATACAGGAACGCATGATAATGGCACGGAAAGGGTCTGTAGCGACGAGTTGGATTATAGAATATACAAcgtggagctgctgctgagtaaaattaacaagTACAAAGATAAGTATTTTGAAGCAAGTAGAGGCGGGAGTGACCAGTACTTTGTTGGATTCGTTGGATACCCGAATGTAGGAAAGAGCTCACTGATCAACTGTCTGATGGAAAAAACGAAAGTGTCAGTGGGAGTGCAGCCAGGAAAGACGAAGCACATGCAAACACTTAAGCTCCACGATACAGACATAACGCTCTGCGACTGCCCAGGTATGCCGTAAGTTAGATGTTGATAGGGGTACTGCCTAGAGTGGTAGAacgtatatttttttattcaactaTTAGTTTATTCTTTCAATAGTTTTACTAGTGGTTACTGTGTTAATTGATAGATAGAATAGTGACGGTGTTAATTGGTAGATAGATAACTGTGTTAATTGATAGATAGGTAGATAATTGTTAATAGGTCTCATATTTCCAAATTTGGTATCGACTAAGTATCACCTATTGATCAATAACATTGTATCAACATCGCATTTTAAGTAAGTggatatttataaatgtacaTTAGCATTAGTGTAATACAATATGCAACAGCATTACAGTTATACTAGAATACTATTATGGTTATACTAGAATACTATTATGGTTATACTAGAATACTATTATGGTTATACTAGAATAGTTAAGTTAGATATAgatgttaatgttattcATCAAAACTGTATGGTATACTACAATAGATATACTATGTGAATACAGTATGATAAacataacaaataaatatagagGAAACATGATATTGGCAGTGCAGCTGATATGTAACCTAATACCAATACAACTGTGTAACAAATACgacattaatataaacgATTGTCTTATCGCAACAGCAGCAAATAccaacagtagtagtaacatTAATACTGGTCGTGGAAACACCATCAATGCAAACATTGGTGGAAACATTGGTGGAAACATTGGTGGCAATATCAATGCGAacagtagcagtaacagtagtgCCAACATTGGTGGCAACATTGGTGGCAACATTGGTGGCAACAGTAGTGCTTGTGGTAACTTAGGGGTTGACGAAGAGTTGGCGTACCAGCTGGAAACGAGGCAGAAGGTGCTGTTTAGTTTTAAAGTACTAGAACTGCTGTGTAAAAACAGAAACTACATAGcaggaggaaaaggaggtCAACTTGATTACACACGAGCATCAAAgttgataataaatgatttCACACAGGGGAATCTACTGTACTGTAAATGCCCACCAACAACGGTTATAAGGACTGATGGTCCTAGTTCTAGTGCTGGTGGTATTGGTGTTGATAACAGTGGAACTTCTAATGCTAGTGCTGGTGGTATTGGTGTTGATAGTAGAGGTGGTGGTAGTAAGTTGGATGAGTTGTACGGCTATGGTGAAAGGTTGGACGGAGTGGAAGGAAGTGGACACGTGAACGCTGGTGGCACAATGGATGAAGGATTATCACAAAAGGACGTTGCATTGGATGAAAGAATAAATAGGCTGTACATAAGTGGAGGGGATATAGAAAGTACGATGCAGATGAACACAATAGAGTCGACACGTGCAAGTGATAGGCTTAGTCCAGTCAATTTCAGCAGTACCGCCAGTGAATTTAGCAGAGTTGGCGTCATGGGCGGGGGAAGCGGAGCGAGATACATGGGAAAGACGATAACGGAGAGTAGAAGAGACGAGGAAAACGTAAACCAGTGGCTGAAGCAGCAGCTTAACCAGGAAACGAGCGTGAAGGTGACGAAGAGAAAGATGAGGTTCCTACTCAAGGGGAAGAGGAAGCCGAAGTGAGGtgtttaatgtaaaatattgttaaaatacGTGGTAGATGTGTTAGTATGaacaaattaatgttattggTATGTGTAAGGCAGATGTATTGGATGCTGttgtaatgtgtaaggCAGATGTATTGGATTCTGttgtaatgtgtaaggCTAATGTATTGGATGCTGttgtaatgtgtaaggCAGATGTATTGGACTTTGTTATGTGTAAGGTAGATGTATTGGATTTTGTTATGTGTAAGGTAGATGTATTGGATGCTGttgtaatgtgtaaggCAGATGTATTGGACTTTGTTATGTGTAAGGTAGATGTATTGGATTTTGTTATGTGTAAAGGTAATGTataaaggtaaaaaaaaatcaaattggCTGTCATTTGAAGAAGAAATATCCCATCAGTAGTATGATGAGGATTCCCACGCCCACGAAGATGTAGAACCTAGTCCTGCTGCCCTCACTCTGAACGATGCCGCCGAAAAGGCCAAGGTTATGAGCGGCTGGACCGTTGAACCCAGGAAGGTTGGTGTCAGGCTGAGCTTTGGGGGGAGTGGCCGAAGGACTCTGAGGACCAGGCTGGCCGCCTGGCGGAGCGGCCTGAGAATCAGGCTTGGGAGGGGCGCCGTGCAGGTGTATGGTTGCAGCGTTGCTAACACCGTTGAGCGCAGCGGCAGAAGGAAGACCGCCTGGGCCAGGCACGCCAGGAGCAGCCACAGGAGCTCCAGGAGGGCCGAGACCAGCGAAGGCAGGAGCGCCTAGAGCTGGGCCCACAGGAGTGCTCAGAGGGTGGGTAGGAGCTGGAGCACCGGCGATAAGCTGCATAGGGTGCGGCTGAGGCATCGGGCGGTTAAAGTAGCCCATGAGCTTGCTGCTGATGCTGAAGTTCTTACCCTGCGATGGGAAGGTCAAGTACTGAAGAGCGGCAGGAGCGCTCTTGGTGCAGTGGAGCTGAACGCAGGAGTTGAAGGCGAGGTCGTAGATGCCGCGGACGCTCGCGTGGGCGCGCACGGCCTTCCTCAGAAAGTCGACGGTCAGCGCGTCGTGGCGGACCTTGAAGTTCTGGTTTGCCACGAAGAGCATGGCGCCGGAGCTCATCTCGCCGGCCCAGGAGAGCGGCTGCCGGCAGTTGCGAATCCTAATGTCGTCGACCACGAAGTGGATGTGGACCTCGGGCTTGGTGATCATGACCTGGGCCTTCTCGTACAGGAACTTGATGGTGTTCCCGAGCTTCTTTTTGAGCTCGGAGCCCTTCCTGAGGGAAAACTTGAGGCCGCGCTTGGCGGCAGTCGAGAACAGGTTCCCGCCCTCGGAATCGTCGTCGCCGCcgtcgtcgtcctcgtccCCGCCGAAGTAGGCGGTTTGCAATAGCGATACGCCGCCATTACCGCCCGTGGCACCAGCGGCACTAAAACCAGGTTTGCCCGCACTAttattgctgttgttgttagCACTGACGCCTGCCTTATAATCACTAGCGCCTGTACCAACATTGGCACCGCCGGTGCTGGAGCCGACCAACCTAGTCTTCTTAGAACAACCACAGGCAGTACCACCTGCGGAATTAGAGGCTGAGGCGGCCCCAGAGGCCTCGCTCAGCTCCAATGCTGACATGTTCTCGTCCGGGTAGTGCTCCTG from Theileria orientalis strain Shintoku DNA, chromosome 1, complete genome encodes the following:
- a CDS encoding cytochrome c oxidase subunit 2 translates to MWWDTLKNKLLNTSYAEAPKPQVSEADLERSRDRYPIPKKYLENPDLIPKYYSFQSNLVTDEDLLPGMLRQLEVDKRLTLPTRTHIRFLVTATDVLHCWSVPSLGIKVDAVPGRLCKVTTFILREGVFYGQCSEMCGTLHGFMPIVVEAVSPEKYSEHAKKYYQED
- a CDS encoding 50S ribosomal protein L17 is translated as MGFSSTCKFVNLGLKTRIFRKFRGQPTKSYDWIRNHIDKLLRNGRIEVTLPRAKELQQYIEELIYHAKRDTHESDLIVESVIRTPESRSLLYEKYIPLYKYRNFFFTRVINQFRLRQRDSSPMAFLELVDTENETFPAKPVGHDKLNHVLNLMKLNRRNYRKYFNYGRKNGLVDEGGNLIDEVKMEEKQWFNNDNNISTVDKSSLEDEDVRKRLDSIQKVDDKMINEMLDPLHKPNKKITKSLKFNP
- a CDS encoding predicted protein, giving the protein MGGGKSQKGGNHGSIGRTLAHDILLRQSEKKEQMSRLTKKKEYSVYERSNLEDFTMAATQGLESYIARRGISREVRKTDLNSQLYEFINFPDLMDDSKFPIIPIPRRSFLFTDEQKHLLSQLNKQRTLELKSRSRRYYKRKNKKKVDMYMHGDMSRPHHGYYNKYTPNTGYSRSASGGLGGENSRSITSSGRQESSSRRQSGSGDNMGTSRTTSRSNKNTARERSKAHRGSPSDEYEEEEEQYYEEFDYSDEQDEYESTDEAEDQEGEESDMEEGLLLNSDEEDCKPTSTTTLNKSESTHNSFDNQKEPTYVGTPNKTEHKYVGTPNNSPGVDASGKYKYVDEYLTFLNHEYKNVDISKLTTEDLEKMELKNFYKWRSLLNNLEATENSILTPYEKNIDFWRQLWRVVEKSNLVLIVLDSRDPLFFRIKDLERYIKEVDETKEFMLVLNKADFLNEGLRVQWAKYFKSKKIDHVFFSSLYNSTSNSNTTAYTDSSDTDSSTTNIANTNGNEGTSASDHTGTHDNGTERVCSDELDYRIYNVELLLSKINKYKDKYFEASRGGSDQYFVGFVGYPNVGKSSLINCLMEKTKVSVGVQPGKTKHMQTLKLHDTDITLCDCPVTVLIGLIFPNLVSTKYHLLINNIVSTSHFKGNMILAVQLICNLIPIQLCNKYDININDCLIATAANTNSSSNINTGRGNTINANIGGNIGGNIGGNINANSSSNSSANIGGNIGGNIGGNSSACGNLGVDEELAYQLETRQKVLFSFKVLELLCKNRNYIAGGKGGQLDYTRASKLIINDFTQGNLLYCKCPPTTLDELYGYGERLDGVEGSGHVNAGGTMDEGLSQKDVALDERINRLYISGGDIESTMQMNTIESTRASDRLSPVNFSSTASEFSRVGVMGGGSGARYMGKTITESRRDEENVNQWLKQQLNQETSVKVTKRKMRFLLKGKRKPK